The following are encoded in a window of Roseimaritima ulvae genomic DNA:
- a CDS encoding coiled-coil domain-containing protein: MLPNGPVVHQQLMHSYQAVQADLEAVRGQIASKGAETEELGSDRQDTLLSLAQYYLPELTEQAIEQTWSEIRGDIRRVLLRKQEHQSRVELQFGDASQRQLELETSLEAVDKRLDEAQQRMQELSQQLTAQLAADESFSQLAEKAGAAEAALERAEGRLAEVKQDAEQKLPAYEQSSLFQYLYERGLGTEAYRSRGFTRRMDRWVGKLIGYHQARKSYEFLRDTPRHMERIVVEDREDLETVLKELERQRDRAAESIGLTVANNEIEAARKEREQVLEKLDKTRLQADQLRTELLELEDSRGPYYRDAVELFRGMLEQMDDGSLADRAKQTPEIRDDQIIARLQGLESEIGKIGTEVEQRQQQIRDFDRQLQEIGRLIQKFRAAGYESTRSQFQASLDIVGALDRYRKGHSTIESVWVQIRRSQQFGPTPMEQVSNVAAHPLTQVLVHAMATAASSAMSDHARRAGNRRAHRNRRR, encoded by the coding sequence AATTGATGCACAGCTACCAAGCGGTGCAAGCCGACCTGGAAGCCGTGCGCGGGCAGATCGCTTCCAAGGGCGCGGAGACCGAGGAGCTGGGCAGCGATCGCCAGGATACGCTGCTTTCTCTGGCGCAGTACTACCTGCCTGAGTTGACCGAACAGGCAATCGAGCAGACGTGGTCGGAGATCCGCGGTGACATTCGCCGCGTGCTGCTGCGCAAACAGGAGCACCAGAGCCGCGTTGAGCTGCAGTTTGGCGACGCCTCGCAGCGGCAACTCGAACTGGAAACGTCCCTGGAAGCTGTCGACAAGAGGCTGGACGAAGCGCAGCAACGGATGCAGGAGCTGAGTCAGCAGCTAACCGCTCAACTGGCGGCCGACGAATCGTTTTCGCAGCTGGCCGAAAAAGCTGGGGCGGCCGAAGCGGCGCTGGAACGGGCCGAGGGGCGGCTGGCCGAAGTTAAGCAGGACGCCGAACAAAAACTGCCAGCCTACGAGCAGAGTTCGTTGTTTCAGTACCTGTACGAGCGAGGCCTGGGCACCGAGGCCTATCGCAGCCGCGGCTTTACGCGGCGAATGGACCGCTGGGTGGGCAAACTGATCGGCTACCACCAGGCCAGGAAGAGCTATGAGTTCCTGCGGGATACGCCGCGCCACATGGAGAGGATTGTGGTGGAGGATCGCGAGGATCTGGAAACGGTGCTGAAAGAACTGGAGCGGCAGCGGGATCGTGCGGCCGAGTCGATCGGGCTGACCGTGGCGAACAATGAAATCGAGGCGGCTCGCAAAGAGCGAGAGCAGGTGCTCGAAAAGCTGGACAAAACCCGCTTGCAGGCGGACCAGCTTCGCACCGAACTGCTGGAGCTGGAGGATTCCCGGGGCCCCTACTACCGCGACGCGGTGGAGCTGTTTCGGGGCATGCTGGAGCAGATGGATGACGGCTCACTAGCCGATCGGGCAAAGCAAACCCCAGAAATTCGCGACGACCAGATCATCGCGCGGCTGCAGGGACTGGAGTCGGAAATTGGGAAAATTGGCACCGAAGTCGAACAGCGGCAGCAGCAGATCCGCGACTTTGACCGCCAGTTGCAGGAGATCGGTCGATTGATTCAGAAGTTTCGCGCCGCGGGGTACGAATCGACTCGGAGCCAGTTTCAGGCTTCGCTGGACATCGTGGGGGCGTTGGACCGCTATCGCAAAGGGCACTCGACGATCGAGTCGGTGTGGGTGCAGATCCGTCGCAGTCAGCAGTTTGGCCCCACGCCGATGGAGCAAGTATCGAACGTGGCCGCTCATCCGCTGACCCAGGTCCTGGTGCACGCCATGGCCACCGCAGCCAGTTCCGCGATGAGTGATCACGCGCGTCGAGCCGGCAACCGCCGCGCGCACCGGAATCGTCGCCGGTAG
- the rpsI gene encoding 30S ribosomal protein S9 → MVAVKKDKINGDALGTGRRKSSVARVRIRPGSGKITVNRKPIEDYFVNDQHRRAITDTLEAAEQTGKVDVLVRVGGGGMTGQSGAVRMGVARALVSFSEELHDLLREGGYLTRDSRMKERKKPGLRGARRATQFSKR, encoded by the coding sequence ATGGTCGCTGTCAAAAAAGACAAAATCAACGGTGACGCCCTGGGAACGGGACGTCGCAAAAGCAGTGTCGCACGAGTACGCATCCGCCCCGGCAGCGGCAAGATCACGGTCAACCGCAAGCCGATCGAAGACTACTTCGTCAATGACCAGCATCGCCGCGCCATCACCGATACGCTCGAAGCTGCCGAACAAACCGGCAAAGTCGATGTGCTGGTTCGCGTCGGCGGTGGCGGCATGACCGGTCAAAGCGGTGCCGTCCGCATGGGCGTCGCCCGAGCCCTGGTCAGCTTCAGCGAAGAGCTGCACGACCTGCTGCGTGAAGGCGGCTACCTGACGCGTGACTCGCGTATGAAAGAACGTAAGAAACCCGGTCTGCGTGGTGCTCGCCGAGCGACCCAGTTTAGCAAGCGTTAA
- the rplM gene encoding 50S ribosomal protein L13, whose amino-acid sequence MVAQRSYMAKPGQLDKRWYVVDGSDQILGRLASDIAVVLMGKHRPEYTPHVDCGDFVVVTNCDKIKMTGRKMDVRHYTWYTGYPGLKLESYGDRHERKPEDLLLHAVRRMLPKNKLASQMLKKLKIYAGPEHPHQAQQPQVLEDAGKTVAS is encoded by the coding sequence ATGGTCGCTCAGCGAAGTTACATGGCCAAACCAGGCCAATTAGATAAGCGTTGGTATGTTGTCGACGGTTCGGACCAGATTTTGGGCCGATTGGCTAGCGATATCGCCGTCGTATTGATGGGCAAACACCGCCCGGAGTATACCCCGCACGTTGACTGTGGCGACTTTGTCGTGGTGACCAACTGCGACAAGATCAAGATGACCGGCCGCAAGATGGACGTCCGTCACTACACTTGGTACACGGGCTACCCAGGGTTGAAGCTGGAAAGCTACGGTGATCGCCACGAGCGTAAGCCGGAAGACCTGTTGCTGCACGCCGTTCGTCGGATGCTGCCCAAAAACAAGCTGGCATCTCAGATGCTGAAAAAACTGAAAATCTACGCTGGCCCCGAGCATCCTCACCAAGCTCAACAGCCGCAAGTTCTCGAAGATGCCGGCAAAACCGTCGCTTCCTGA
- a CDS encoding serine/threonine-protein kinase codes for MQDLLFIMTDQYLGPYRLESKLGSGGMGSVFRAVHAKTGQKVAVKLIAEQVADSERFRRRFSVEVETLKKLDHPNIVRLIGYGEENGRLFYSMDIVEGPSLQQYLKQHKRLGWQETLQFGIDICAALKHAHDLGVIHRDLKPANLLLAPNGHIQLVDFGIAKMFGAGDHTAAGSVLGTADYMAPEQAGEGKITARTDLYALGSVLYACLAGRPPFGGKSITTVIEALRREAPVPLDLIVPETPEELSELVHHLLEKQPGNRPPTALVVGNRLRATKRGLEAREAQTHADGGLQTQLDDPTNNDDLEVDEEYIVKDDTAVSNLQGPGTRAKSERGTHDMQTLDATLASEPGQIPRRPPTVVSRGDAGTVGGEEPPAPVSDTSFRTVDDSERRRSVLAGGGSGEHAVVQWLSIAGIVLLLAASVAFTLYMLRPPSADSLFAAIGAADAAGNTTNSKREIERFLQLYPSDPRAEQVRQIADSLDVESTIRRLRLDAIRAGGVDYLPPPQQTFLKSMLEREQDPGHAKQLLQHWLNVYGHDGLPRSTETKRLARLAEIELQALGQRPVDDGESGVEELTASLRWAAKNLPPDEQARFYDSVIALYESEPWADEAVKDAKLARKILAEK; via the coding sequence ATGCAGGATTTACTGTTCATCATGACCGACCAATACCTGGGACCATACCGGCTAGAAAGCAAACTGGGGTCGGGGGGGATGGGGTCGGTGTTTCGAGCGGTGCATGCCAAAACCGGGCAAAAAGTGGCGGTGAAACTGATCGCCGAGCAGGTGGCCGACTCGGAACGCTTCCGACGGCGGTTTTCGGTCGAAGTGGAAACGCTGAAGAAGCTAGACCATCCCAATATTGTCCGGCTGATCGGTTACGGCGAAGAAAACGGTCGGCTGTTCTACTCGATGGACATCGTCGAAGGGCCCTCGCTGCAGCAATACCTCAAGCAACACAAACGGCTGGGCTGGCAGGAAACGCTGCAGTTCGGCATCGATATCTGCGCGGCCCTGAAACACGCGCATGACCTGGGCGTGATCCACCGCGACCTCAAGCCCGCCAATCTGCTGCTGGCGCCCAATGGCCATATCCAATTAGTGGATTTTGGGATCGCCAAGATGTTCGGGGCCGGTGACCACACGGCCGCCGGCTCGGTGCTGGGAACGGCCGACTACATGGCGCCGGAGCAGGCGGGCGAGGGCAAAATCACCGCCCGCACCGACCTGTATGCTCTGGGCAGCGTGTTATACGCCTGCCTGGCTGGTCGGCCGCCGTTTGGAGGCAAATCGATTACGACCGTGATCGAAGCGCTCCGCCGCGAAGCTCCCGTGCCGCTGGACTTGATCGTTCCCGAAACGCCTGAAGAACTATCGGAACTGGTGCATCATCTGCTAGAGAAGCAGCCCGGGAATCGTCCGCCCACGGCTCTGGTCGTTGGCAATCGGCTGCGGGCCACCAAACGCGGCCTGGAAGCTCGCGAGGCTCAGACGCACGCCGACGGTGGTTTGCAAACCCAGTTGGACGACCCCACCAACAACGACGATCTGGAAGTCGACGAAGAATATATTGTCAAAGACGATACGGCGGTCAGCAATCTGCAGGGGCCGGGCACCCGAGCCAAGTCCGAGCGCGGCACCCACGACATGCAGACGCTCGACGCCACGCTGGCCTCCGAGCCCGGCCAGATTCCCCGGCGCCCACCTACGGTGGTCTCCCGCGGCGATGCCGGAACGGTCGGCGGCGAAGAACCGCCGGCCCCCGTCAGCGATACCTCGTTCCGCACCGTCGACGATTCCGAACGCCGCCGCAGCGTGCTTGCCGGCGGCGGTTCCGGCGAACATGCGGTGGTGCAGTGGCTGTCGATCGCCGGTATCGTTTTGCTGTTGGCGGCCTCGGTCGCGTTCACCTTATACATGCTGCGTCCGCCCTCCGCTGACTCGCTGTTTGCCGCTATCGGGGCTGCCGACGCGGCCGGTAACACCACCAACAGCAAACGGGAAATCGAACGGTTTCTACAGCTGTATCCCAGCGATCCGCGAGCGGAGCAGGTGCGGCAGATCGCGGATTCTTTGGACGTGGAATCCACGATTCGGCGGTTGCGTCTGGATGCCATCCGCGCCGGCGGCGTCGACTATTTGCCGCCGCCCCAACAGACTTTCCTAAAATCGATGCTGGAACGCGAACAAGATCCCGGCCACGCCAAACAATTGTTGCAGCACTGGTTGAACGTCTACGGGCACGATGGTCTGCCGCGTTCGACCGAAACCAAACGCTTGGCCCGACTGGCCGAAATCGAACTTCAGGCCTTGGGCCAACGCCCCGTCGACGATGGGGAGAGCGGCGTCGAGGAACTGACCGCTTCGCTGCGGTGGGCCGCAAAGAACCTTCCGCCCGATGAACAGGCCCGGTTTTATGACTCCGTAATCGCCCTGTACGAATCCGAACCCTGGGCCGACGAAGCGGTGAAGGATGCCAAGCTGGCTCGCAAGATCCTGGCGGAGAAATAG
- a CDS encoding peroxidase family protein has translation MKKLLRRPLADLTASTSVHWQTAELEPRLMLAADAGACVGEAVTAEAAEIAQAVPGTQANETCDGSRAGDGSQAAAQHQATQIVLVDAAVSDFQQLAEHLPADAELLLLDADLDGVQQISDALRGRSGVRTIHLLTHGEAGAIRLGSQLLDQPTLLEQADAIRGWSTSLTDGADILLYGCQTAAGDNGAAFIRALADLTGADVAASTDITGHAALGGDWDLERQTGTIESALVFDASALESYQGTLPISIRAAGATGRESMALQIDGVTVQTWDNIGGDYDAGQFETFHYDAAEGVSADRIRVAFTNDQYIPGRLDRNLRVDSITVDRQTLQAEAPTVFSTGTWEHGAITSGFKRSEFLHADGYFQFAADEQQPTEEGSLLKIRAAGDTGREAMELRIDGQTVQTWDRVGGNAGRGRFRTFTYQADETITADRVQIAFTNDFYVEGRVDRNLRVDSLEIDGRQYQTEAPEVFSTGTWLSDEVGIAAGYAQSEYLHADGYFQYAADTVSEYRSIDGSGNNLQSQQYGAAGEPLLRSVTPAYADGIAAPAGQDRPSPREVSNIVVAQEGSILNDRQLSDMVWQWGQFIDHDITLTPVDEDDHFDVPIPERDPYFDPAGTGTVTLPLPRSTAADGTGTDTSNPRQQVNVNTAFIDGSMIYGSDAERAAALRMHEGGRLATSDGDLLPYNTAGLENAETNSPDHFLAGDIRANEQAGLTAMHTLWVREHNHWADKIAAADPTLSDEDIYQQARQIVIGEIQAITLNEYLPALLGRHAIDTFQGYDATVDPGISNLFATAGFRYGHSTLSSTVLRLDNDGNEIAAGNLSLAEAFFSPHLIAEEGIDSLLKGLSSQVSQEIDPYVIDDVRNFLFGPPGAGGLDLASLNIQRGREHGLPDYNTVREQLGLQRVECFADITSDVQLQQRLEAAYGSVDNIDVWVGTLAEDHLPGGSVGELLGTVIVDQFQRLRDGDRLWYQETFSGQQLQHIERTRLSDVIERNTDLTSLQRNVFFVPDNNSRLV, from the coding sequence TTGAAAAAACTCCTTCGCCGGCCCCTCGCCGATCTGACCGCCTCGACATCGGTGCACTGGCAAACGGCCGAATTGGAACCGCGGCTGATGTTGGCGGCTGACGCCGGAGCTTGCGTGGGCGAAGCGGTGACCGCGGAGGCGGCGGAAATTGCCCAAGCCGTCCCCGGAACCCAGGCGAACGAAACCTGCGATGGGTCGCGGGCTGGCGATGGGTCGCAGGCCGCTGCCCAGCATCAGGCTACGCAGATCGTATTGGTCGACGCCGCCGTGTCCGACTTTCAACAACTGGCCGAACACCTGCCTGCCGATGCGGAACTGCTGCTGCTGGACGCCGACCTTGACGGCGTGCAGCAAATCAGCGATGCGCTCCGCGGACGCTCCGGCGTGCGAACGATCCACCTGCTGACTCACGGCGAGGCCGGCGCGATCCGCCTGGGCAGCCAGTTGTTGGATCAACCGACGCTGCTTGAGCAGGCCGACGCGATTCGCGGGTGGTCGACGTCGTTGACCGACGGCGCCGACATCCTGTTGTACGGTTGCCAAACCGCGGCCGGTGACAACGGCGCCGCCTTCATTCGTGCTCTAGCGGATTTGACCGGCGCCGACGTGGCCGCGTCCACTGACATCACGGGCCACGCCGCGTTGGGAGGCGACTGGGACCTGGAACGCCAAACCGGGACGATCGAATCCGCACTGGTCTTTGATGCTTCGGCATTGGAATCCTATCAGGGCACGTTGCCGATCAGCATCCGCGCCGCCGGGGCGACGGGCCGCGAATCGATGGCCTTGCAGATCGATGGTGTGACGGTGCAAACCTGGGACAACATCGGCGGCGACTACGACGCCGGTCAATTTGAAACCTTCCACTACGACGCGGCGGAAGGGGTTTCCGCGGACCGGATCCGCGTCGCTTTTACCAACGACCAATACATCCCGGGACGGCTGGATCGTAACCTCCGCGTCGACAGCATCACCGTCGATCGACAAACCCTGCAGGCCGAAGCTCCCACGGTGTTCTCCACCGGTACCTGGGAACACGGTGCCATCACATCCGGATTTAAACGCAGCGAATTTTTGCACGCCGATGGTTACTTCCAGTTTGCCGCGGATGAACAACAGCCAACCGAAGAAGGTTCGCTGCTGAAAATTCGTGCCGCCGGTGACACCGGTCGCGAAGCGATGGAGTTGCGGATCGATGGCCAGACCGTGCAGACCTGGGATCGCGTCGGTGGCAATGCCGGGCGCGGCCGCTTCCGCACCTTCACCTACCAGGCCGATGAAACCATCACCGCCGACCGCGTGCAAATCGCCTTCACCAACGACTTCTACGTGGAAGGCCGAGTCGACCGCAACCTGCGAGTCGACAGCTTGGAAATCGATGGCCGGCAATACCAAACGGAAGCACCTGAGGTGTTTTCCACCGGAACCTGGCTATCGGACGAAGTTGGCATCGCGGCGGGCTATGCGCAAAGCGAATACCTGCACGCCGACGGCTATTTCCAGTACGCCGCCGACACGGTTTCCGAATATCGTTCGATCGATGGCTCAGGAAACAATCTGCAAAGTCAGCAGTATGGAGCTGCCGGTGAGCCGTTGCTGCGGAGCGTGACGCCCGCGTACGCCGACGGCATTGCGGCACCAGCCGGGCAGGATCGCCCCTCACCGCGTGAGGTCAGCAACATCGTTGTCGCCCAGGAAGGATCGATTTTGAACGATCGACAGTTGAGCGACATGGTGTGGCAGTGGGGGCAGTTCATCGACCACGACATTACCCTGACGCCCGTTGATGAAGACGATCACTTCGATGTTCCGATACCGGAGAGGGATCCGTACTTCGATCCCGCGGGCACCGGCACCGTGACGCTGCCCCTGCCCCGCTCGACCGCGGCCGACGGCACGGGCACCGACACAAGTAATCCACGGCAACAGGTCAATGTGAATACGGCGTTCATCGACGGCTCGATGATCTACGGTTCCGATGCCGAGCGAGCGGCCGCGCTGCGAATGCATGAAGGCGGTCGCTTGGCGACCAGCGATGGCGACCTGTTGCCCTACAACACGGCTGGGTTGGAAAACGCCGAAACCAACAGTCCCGATCATTTTCTGGCCGGAGACATTCGCGCCAACGAACAGGCCGGGTTGACCGCCATGCATACGTTATGGGTCCGTGAGCACAATCACTGGGCCGACAAAATCGCCGCGGCCGATCCTACCCTGTCCGACGAAGACATTTACCAACAAGCTCGCCAGATCGTGATCGGCGAAATTCAAGCCATCACGTTGAACGAATACCTGCCGGCGCTGTTGGGCCGCCACGCCATCGACACCTTTCAAGGCTACGATGCCACGGTCGATCCCGGGATCAGTAACCTGTTTGCCACCGCCGGATTCCGCTACGGCCATTCCACGCTCAGCTCCACCGTGTTGCGATTGGATAACGACGGCAACGAAATCGCTGCCGGAAACCTATCGCTGGCCGAAGCTTTCTTCAGCCCGCACTTGATTGCCGAAGAAGGCATCGATTCGCTGCTGAAGGGACTCAGTTCGCAGGTATCGCAAGAGATCGATCCTTATGTGATCGACGACGTGCGGAACTTTTTGTTCGGGCCTCCCGGAGCCGGCGGATTGGATCTGGCCTCGTTGAATATCCAGCGCGGCCGCGAACATGGCCTACCCGATTACAACACCGTGCGTGAGCAATTAGGGCTGCAACGTGTCGAGTGCTTCGCGGACATCACCTCGGATGTGCAGCTGCAACAACGACTCGAAGCCGCTTACGGTAGCGTCGATAACATCGATGTTTGGGTGGGAACGCTGGCGGAAGATCATCTGCCGGGCGGCTCGGTGGGCGAATTGTTGGGCACCGTGATCGTGGATCAGTTCCAGCGGCTGCGCGATGGCGATCGGTTGTGGTATCAAGAAACGTTCAGCGGCCAGCAGCTGCAGCACATCGAACGCACCCGCTTGAGCGACGTGATCGAGCGAAACACGGACCTGACGTCGCTGCAACGCAACGTGTTCTTCGTACCAGACAACAATTCAAGACTCGTATAA